One genomic segment of Esox lucius isolate fEsoLuc1 chromosome 15, fEsoLuc1.pri, whole genome shotgun sequence includes these proteins:
- the LOC105010234 gene encoding zinc finger BED domain-containing protein 1-like: MAACSTSRELLPKKGTGNSVIWNWFGFDAADKTQTKPCCKICFKAVATGSSSRTNLFQHLRNKHREEWEKCSRLRSENGSSSTPAKKQTTLPESFTNCVSYDKNGTRSHHMLKILDARYVVPSRKYFATIALPHLYNTTREKIRSELEEMQFYSATTDLWSSWTMQPYLSLTVHYINTSWTLRSICLQTAYFPDNHTGEIIAHGLKDALSSWGLSEERLVCMTTDSGTNIIKALKDNNWPSLQCFGHRLHNAIDITILIREL; the protein is encoded by the exons ATGGCAGCGTGTAGTACTAGCAGAGAACTACTTCCAAAGAAAGGCACAGGAAACTCCGTAATTTGGAACTGGTTTGGTTTTGATgcagcagacaaaacacagacGAAGCCTTGCTGCAAAATATGTTTCAAGGCTGTTGCTACTGGAAGCAGCAGTAGAACAAATCTTTTCCAGCACCTGAGGAATAAACATCGCGAAGAATGGGAGAAGTGCAGCCGGCTCCGTAGCGAAAACGGCTCCTCTAGCACACCTGCTAAAAAGCAAACTACACTTCCTGAGAGCTTTACAAACTGTGTGTCTTATGATAAGAACGGAACGCGATCACATCACATGCTAAAAATATTAGATGCGAGGTACGTTGTCCCCAGTCGCAAGTATTTCGCCACTATAGCGCTGCCTCACCTGTACAATACAACTCGGGAAAAGATCCGCAGTGAGCTGGAGGAGATGCAGTTTTACTCAGCCACAACGGACCTTTGGTCCAGCTGGACGATGCAGCCATATCTGAGTCTGACGGTTCACTACATCAACACTAGTTGGACTCTGCGCAGCATTTGCCTTCAGACAGCGTATTTCCCCGACAACCACACTGGTGAAATAATTGCCCATGGCTTAAAAGACGCTCTCAGCTCCTGGGGACTTTCGGAGGAACGACTCGTCTGCATGACAACTGATAGTGGCACCAACATCATAAAAGCCCTTAAAGACAACAACTGGCCCAGCTTGCAGTGTTTTGGCCACAGACTCCACAACGCTATAG ATATAACAATTTTAATTCGGGAGCTGTGA